The Candidatus Methylacidithermus pantelleriae genome includes the window AAAGGGCCGCCCGTTCACTTGAGGTGTTGGCTCGTGCTTAAGGGGGAACCCCTTTCAGAGACCTGGGATTACATATGGACGCCGTAAGACAGGTGCTCGTCCGGTTGGAACCCCAAACCGGGCGGGAGGAGGAGTGGAGCCAAGCGTGCGACCGCTTGGAGGCATATCTTTTGGTTTTGGGGGTTCAGTCAAGCCTTCGAAGGCACCAGCTTGTGTTAGCGCTTTTGGCAGAAGCCATGGCTCGTCACCGGGAAAACCCGGCTCGTTCCCCTACCGAGCTTCTTCTCTCATTTACTTTGGAACGCGTGCAAAAGTGGTTGGCGGACGAGGAAGGATTGGCTGTCGATCGGTGGGAACAAGCACGGCGTCTTTTAATCCTCTATTTGACGGGCGGACCCCAGATATGGCCGAAGGCTGCAGTGGGGGAAAAGACGCTTTTGGTCCCACGGAAGCTGGCTTCTTCCCTCCTTCCCGGACCGGAAGTCGTTCTTTCACATATGGCTTCTCAGCCTCTGGATTACGGACCGTTGGCAACGATTGCCAAGGAGGCCTGGGAGGATGTTTCCTGGAAAGATGTGCTGGTCGCCTTGCTATTCTGGGCGGCGGTCTTTCTCTGCGGCTACTTTTTTTGGCTCCGCCACGCATGAAGAATCCTCCTCGCTTGGGTGAAATCGCGCCGGACGTTCTTCCTTTTCGACGAGTAAGTTTCTTTGGAACGGTCGCCGGGTTCACGTTTCTTGGGACGTGGTTGTTTTATCGACTGTTAAAGCCCGGCGGGATCCATGCTCGAGAGGAAATTCTCCTTTTTCTCTTTGTTCTTTTGTTTTCTCAAATTGCCTATGGATCCGCCTTGGCTCTATTTGGTTTTTTCCAGTGGTTGCGCGGGGGGGATCCATTGGATCTTGGGTCGCTTGTGCGCCTAGACAAGAGTCCCCGTTTGGAAGGGGTCGCCACCGCGGTGGTGATGCCCATCTTTAATGAGCCGGTCGGGCGCGTCTTTGCTGCGATCGAGAAAATGTTTGTATCCCTTCGCGAGGAGGGCTATGAGCAATCCTTCGATTTTTTTATTCTCAGTGATTCCAATGATCCAGCTGTTTGGATCGAAGAGGAAAAGGCCTGGTTCCATCTATGCCAGAAGCTAGGCGCATTTGGGAAAATCTTTTATCGCAAGCGGCGACTGATGACCCATGGCAAAAGCGGAAATATTGCAGACTTCTGTCGCCGGTGGGGTCGTCGCTACCGCTACATGATCGTCTTGGACGCGGATAGCATTATGACGGGGAAATTATTGGTCCGCTTGGTAGCTGCGATGGAAGCGAATCCCCGAGCTGGGATCATCCAAACGGCTCCGAAACTCGTGCGAGGCCGTTCGCTTTTTCGACGCATTCAGCAGTTCTCGTTCCATCTGTGTGCCCCACTTTTTTTTGCCGGAAGCCACTTTTGGCAGCTGCCCGGAGGCACGTACTGGGGGCACAACGCAATCATTCGGCTGGAGCCTTTCATGCGGCACTGCGATTTGCCTGATCTCCCAGGACCAGGGAAGTTGCGTCTGCACATTATGAGCCACGATACGGTCGAGGCTGCTCTTATGAGGAAGGCGGGTTACCAAATTTGGTTTGCGTACGCCGAGGATGGATCCTACGAGGAGGGGCCTACCCATTGGATAGAAAGCCTGGGCAGGGATCGGAGGTGGTGCCAGGGAAATCTCCAACATTTTTGGTTCCTTTTTGCTCCTTCGATTCCCTTCTCGAGTCGTGTGCACATCTATTTGGGGCTTATGTCCTATTTGAGCTCCCCTCTATGGCTTGTCTTTATTCTTTTAAGCACATGGGAAGCGTACCGTAACCAGCGATTCGCTGTCTTAAGCTCGCTGATTGATAGCTACGCGACTCTGCAACTGGGCCACACGGGTGAAAAACTTCTTGCTCTTACGGTAACCTTGCTTTTTCTACCGAAGTTTCTTGGAATGATTCGATTATTTTCTTTGTCTTCTCTGTACGGGGGGCCCCTGTCCATTGTTGTAAGTAGCCTTTTGGAGTCTCTGTTTTGGGCGATTGTAGCCCCGGTGCAGATGCTGTTCTATACGGGATTTGTGGGGCTTGCCTTGCTGGGGCAGAAAATTCCATGGCGCAGTCCCGGCCGATCCGAATCTGGGGGGATTTCCTGGCGAGATGCTTGGGCAACGTTTGGGCCTGTGAGCCTTGTGGGGGCATGCGCCACGATAGCTGTATGGCATTGGATCCCTTTTTTCTTTTGGGTGCTTTCCCCCATTGTCTTTGCTTGGACATTGGCCGTGCCGGTTGCCTGGGTCACGGGGTCGGTTCGACTCGGTGAGGTCACCCGGCGTCTGGGGCTTTTTCTTATTCCGGAGGAGCTTTCTCCTCCGAAGGAGCTTTTGGGTCTGGACGTGGGCCTCCCGGTGGAAGGCCAATCAGATGGAGTCGTCCCCTACAGGTGGCTTGCTCAGGTCATTTTGGATCCTTACTGCCATGCTCTCCACTTGCTTCTTTTACGAAGACCCAAGAGCGGCAAGGAAAAGCTCCGAGCTCGGTATGGAGAACTTGCTCGCGTGCTCGTCCAGGAAGGTCCTGAAAAGCTAAGCGCTCGAGAGCGCTGGGCTCTTCTCTGGGACGCGGAAACCGTAGCCCGGCTGCACGAGACCATTTGGACCTTACCTTCAGACCGTTTGGCTCCTTACTGGAGGATGGCGATCGAGGCCTTTCAGAGAAAAATCCTCCAAGGCCTGGCTGCGAGTCTAAGTACCTCAGGGAAGGGAATTGTGGCCAGAGAACAGTTGAAACAGCGCT containing:
- the mdoH gene encoding glucans biosynthesis glucosyltransferase MdoH, producing MKNPPRLGEIAPDVLPFRRVSFFGTVAGFTFLGTWLFYRLLKPGGIHAREEILLFLFVLLFSQIAYGSALALFGFFQWLRGGDPLDLGSLVRLDKSPRLEGVATAVVMPIFNEPVGRVFAAIEKMFVSLREEGYEQSFDFFILSDSNDPAVWIEEEKAWFHLCQKLGAFGKIFYRKRRLMTHGKSGNIADFCRRWGRRYRYMIVLDADSIMTGKLLVRLVAAMEANPRAGIIQTAPKLVRGRSLFRRIQQFSFHLCAPLFFAGSHFWQLPGGTYWGHNAIIRLEPFMRHCDLPDLPGPGKLRLHIMSHDTVEAALMRKAGYQIWFAYAEDGSYEEGPTHWIESLGRDRRWCQGNLQHFWFLFAPSIPFSSRVHIYLGLMSYLSSPLWLVFILLSTWEAYRNQRFAVLSSLIDSYATLQLGHTGEKLLALTVTLLFLPKFLGMIRLFSLSSLYGGPLSIVVSSLLESLFWAIVAPVQMLFYTGFVGLALLGQKIPWRSPGRSESGGISWRDAWATFGPVSLVGACATIAVWHWIPFFFWVLSPIVFAWTLAVPVAWVTGSVRLGEVTRRLGLFLIPEELSPPKELLGLDVGLPVEGQSDGVVPYRWLAQVILDPYCHALHLLLLRRPKSGKEKLRARYGELARVLVQEGPEKLSARERWALLWDAETVARLHETIWTLPSDRLAPYWRMAIEAFQRKILQGLAASLSTSGKGIVAREQLKQRSSEE